The Aspergillus nidulans FGSC A4 chromosome VIII genome contains the following window.
GATTGCTATTCAGCCTCCTGGTCTGTATCCAATGACAGCGATCATCGCCATTGGGAACATACATTAATCGATGGTGTCGAGTTGCTCGCTTTACCGGGGCCGGCAAAAAGCGTAGCAGCCGTCGTAAGAGATATGGCAGCTATAGGAACAGAACATTAGCCAACGACCAGCGGCTAACATCAAGACTGAACGCAAGCTCAAGTTTGGAGCAACACATCAGGAACCATACACATATATGACCACTTCTGAGTCTAAGTCCAGCAAATACCTCATCAGATACGCATTGTCGATTCAAATTGGGCGGTCAGGTTCAGGGCCATCTAATTGCAACTAAACTTTGGAGGATACGAGATTTGACTCAATGATCCAGGAAGGTTGATACGTCAAATCAACCCAGCTGAGCAACCGATGTTTTATTTGCTGTCAGGCAGTGAAAAGTCATGCAGGGAGAGTTTCGGAAGCCTCGGATGAAAAGCGATACAGGCGAaagaatttttttttcacctCCAGCGTACGAGAGCCTGCCACTGAAATCAAGGCTAGATCGTTTCCCAGTCTATTTGTAGTATGACGCTATTCGAAGTGGAGCGCTATCGACGTTTGCGGACAATCAAGCAGCGGAGATGACAAGGAATAGGCAGCTCGTGCGACAGGTTTGCCAAGGACGACTTCTTCTGTTGATGTCTGCATCCGACTGGGCATCAGCATGATTATAGCTCGAGGCCACAGAACTAGAAGCTGCAAGGCTGAAAGGCCAAGACGTCGATCTTGTTTACTGCATCTTCATCGAAAAGCCCAAGTGGCGCTTAAGTTATAAGCGACAGTATATCCTGACACAGCATCAGAGTGGACAAAGCGTGATTTCCTGGTATTCTGTCAACATCATTCACTCTTCCAAGAAGCTTCACAGGCATCAGTTTCATCCAAACGGCTACTTACTCCATAGAGTACGGGAGTGCAGATCATGGGCCGTGCCCGCTCTAAGTTGTCTCCTTATTCTAGAACCGCCAAGCTCTTCTTTTCCACATACAGTTGGTGCAGTATCTTATCTCCATGTGATATCACGTGCGACGACCTCAATTGGCAACAACCGGACCGCGTTGTGATTCCCCGTGGGCACTAAACTAGAACATCACTATCATCCCCAACTCCATATTTATCTTTCCTTCCAAACATACTCAGTGATATTCAGTATCTGTTACGGCCGCAACGGTAAAGGCATGAACATGGGCTATTGAGGCCCAATCCAATAGCGCCATCCTGATTCGTACCTACCACTAGCTTATGCTTAGCAGTCCAGTTACAACTTGAAGATGCCCTCTGCAAACAAAGGCAAGGGAAAGGGCCGCGATGTGCGACCGTCGCGAAGCCGCAACACGACCCCCAGCTCTGGGTTCGGCGCAGCGCCGGCTCCGACATCTGCCCCCGTTACCAGCTACCTTGAAAACGACGCGTCCAAACTAGTGATTCCGGTGACCATACAATATTCGGAGATCCTCGAACGCATGGGTGGGGTAGGCCCCATTCCGGACTCGAAATCcttggagctgttgatggAACACCTAAAGTCGCTCAGCCAATCTGCTGAGGCTCGTGGTGATGCCTGCAACGCCGGGATCAGGGAGCTTTCTCAGAAGCGCAAGGAAGTTGTGGATGAACCTGAGCCGTATGAAGGCGACGACCGCGTTAAGATGAAGCgtgaagatgacgatgaggaagaaagcaaatGGGGCAAGGCAGGAAAGCTCAAGAAGCGAAAAGACCGGGGCAGCAGTTCGAAGGAAGAGCGGCCATTGGCCCATGGAGCTCGTGAAATAACCCGCCAGGATGGCGGAGATGCAAAGGTGGAAGGTGGTAAGTCTTTATAAATCACTTCAGATCGATTGTCTGTACTCTAACCGGTCACTTGCAGCCACGTCGCCAGCATCAAAGAAATCCAAGAATGCAGTGTCGGATGAGATGTCATCACTATCTCCGCCGTCATTGGCATCGCCTCGCCAGGAAGTTGATGACGCAAATGCGGGCTCGCCTGGTTCTGATGACAGCTCTGATTCTCACCAACCTGAGCCCGCGCCAGCCGTACCTCAGATCCAAGTCTTCGGTCCCAACCCGCTTAAGTTCGATGATCCTACAATATACCATATCCGGGAAGTCACGCCAAACATGacagatgaagagaagaaggagatataTAGTGTCAACGTCTTCCCTTCAAGCGACTTGCGCCACTTGATGGCTGGGACTCCTCCAGACCGTGATTTCAGTAACGCCAAACCTACCAACCAGGTGAACAACAACACATTTCTCGTTTGGGTTGACCCTTATGTCCGGCCCAtgatggaggaagatatagcTTTCCTGAAAGAAAAGGTCTATTCCGCCTCGAGCTCATGCATGCAACATCTCACTAATTCTTTCAGGGCGATCGAGTTACGCCATTTCTGATGCCGAAACGAGGGAAGAGAAAATATACAGAAAtctgggcagaagaagacggtcTTATGAATATCGACCAAACAAACGGCGATCGAGAACGATTGCCTCTGAATCAAGGCCGAGGTAATATCGATCAGGTAACGGATGAGACTATAGAGACAGACAAAGTCTCTGTAGGCCCGTTAGTCAGCCGCCTTTATTCCTTGCTACGGTACGAGCATCGTGCTCCCGAAGAAAACACCACAAACGGGAGCACCAATGCTGATGTATCGGTGAATGGTATGAACGGAGATTCAATGGATATCGACCATCCGACAGGAGAGTCAGAAAACAAACCACAGCCATCTGCAACAACGTTCCGCGCCGCATCGCCCAGCGGCTTCAAAGTCCCCGCCGCGAAGCTCGACCACGCACAGCTAGACGAACGATTAAAAGCTGAGCTGCGCCACGTCGGCTTCCTCGGGCCAGACGACAATCCAGACTATGACGCTCACTATGACGACGACATCGCGCAGCGCCTCCGCCTCTTGCAAAGCGAACTCAAGAAACAGATGATTATTAACAGTGCGCGGAAAGCGCGGCTCCTCGAAGTCGCCCGCGAGCGCATGGCGTACCAGGAGTACATGACAATACACGACGATCTAGATTCGCAAGTACAGCAAGCCTACTTGAAACGAACAAGGACGCTAGGCAAGAGCAAAAAAGGCTCCCAGGCGAAACATCGACCTGGTGGTGCCGGCGGCGGAAGCCACGTCGTCAGCGCGGCTGGCATTAGCCGGCCCGCTATTGGAGACGTGGCTCGGACCCTTATGGACCGACGTAAGCGCTGGCGCGACTGTATCGGGCCAGTCTTCAAAGATTGCAAGACTACTGTTCCAGGCCCGGGCGAGAGCCTGTTTACCCCCTCCGTTATGGCAGAGTACGAGAAGGCAGAATTGGATgggtgggaggaggagcaggaatgATTCTTTCATTTTCTTGCAGTCTCTCGTGACCTCAGTCACTAGGTCTTGAATTCAGATGATTGCATTCCTGGTTTTATTTGGTTTGGCGCATTATGGAGCATATTTTTCTTAATGGGAGGTGTTGGAAATCATTATCTATGGGAGGTTTTGTGTGTTGTGTGATTATTGTTTCTCAAAGGAACATAAGCATATGAGTTCGTATGCATGTCTACTTAGTTAAGTCCTGAGGGAACAGCGAACGAAATTGGGTACCAATTGCAAGCAAACTTATTATGGATCCTAGATTAATCATCAACGATGCACTATTAGGACCTCACCCTGATAGCGCTTCAACCGTGCCGTCAGCTCCCGCTCGCTGATTTCTAGCTCCGTACATATCTGGTCAAAACAGTGCATCCCATCAAGGTATTTGGCTAGATCTTTATTGTCGATGaaatcctcatcatcgtcgtcatcatatAGCGGTGCGGAGCGACTCCCGCTATACACTGAGGCACGGTCCTTGTCCTTCCCATCTTCACTGCGATAATTATGATTACGGTGATGGTGCTGATTGTGATggtgttgttggtgttgcgCAATAGGCGGAGGATCATCACCTGCACTAGAGGCGTAAGGACTATTTGCGCCGGTCCCAGGACCGCGCGAAGATGGTCCGCTGTGCTGGTAGTGGGAGCGCGGTGTTGTAGCGCCCGACTTGAACTGCGGAGCAGGGTTACCGGTTGCTATAGCGTATTTATGTACGCGGTACAAGAAGCCTTTGATAATACCGAAGGTGATGAAGCGGCGAATATCAATGTGAGCAAGTTGGCGGCTGTGCTGGAGGTACCACTGCTTAACGCTCTGGCCTTGTTTCAGGCTAGCGTATAACTCCACGATGCCGACGCCGTCAACTACTTCCCGGTTGCCAATGGAATTAGTTGACATTGCTAATGGGTCGGTGGGGCTTCGGGTTGAGGAGATGAGTGCGCTTGTATTCGCTGGACTGGGGGTCGCTGTGGGACTAATGTTTTCGCTTGTGCTAGTTGCAATACTGTCAGTCCCCCGACTAGGCATTGATTCCCCAACGGGTGGCCAAACAGCGTCTTTATCATGCCCGGGGGGGATGGCCGCTGGTGTGGTGGGTGCCGTCATCGGGGAGGCGAAAAGGGTATTGACGTAGCGGGCGCATTCACGTTGCATGTTTTCATCTGCGGCAATTGTGGAGCTGAATAGAGCAGTGGGCGCGTAGATAGccgaaaaggaaaagatgtcgagaaggaagatgcagCCGTAGTAAAGGAGATGCCGGATTGCGCGGCAGGTGAGGGAAAAGTCCGTGTCGGCGAGGAGTGAGATGATGCGAATACTGTTTACTCCGTTGATGTGCGGGACAATCTGGCACATAATAGTCAGGACATCATCTGTTTATACATATCTTCCTGATCATATACATACGCGTTGCAGGGTCAGATCCCAGTTCTCGTCGAGGAAGGCTTGATAGCGGACAGTGAATAAGGGCACCTGCCAGGCGCGAACGGGAGGCGGATTAGGGTATACGGGGAAGAGCTTTATATTCAGTGTATTCAGCTCATCTGTGTCCTGGTTAGTTCCAGTCCGAGAAAAGTTATGAGAAAACATACCGATTGGGATCATGCATTCGCAGTAGTTGTTCAAGTCTTCCATTAAAGTCTCACACAAGCTGTACACCTTTCCCTCACCACTCTTTGAATGATCTCGCGACAAAAACCCGCTTTGTTCCTCCAACCCGTGCATCAAATCCGCCAGTTTCTGGACAACGCTCTTGTAGCTGCTGaaatcttcctcctccgccagtACAAGGCAAAAGTTGAAGATGAACTCATTCCGGTCATACCGAGGAGACTTCATGCATATCGGATAGCCCAGAATACGGTATCCATTCGTGCACACTTGAATGAGGTTTCCGCAAAGCTCCTGGCGAGGAATCACAAAGAACGATATgtcggagaaggtgaagaaggggggCTGCGACGCAGCCGTGTTGGAGAAAGTAATCGCTCCATCAGGGACCTGGTGAACGACCTTTGGGCCTTTCGAGTTGCATCAGTCAATCATTCAGGAGCCGTAAGTGTCATATGGCCTTTAACTTACCTTCCTGTGTGTCGAATTTGCTGTAGAAAATGGCCTTGATCATGATTGAGGAGCGACGACCGACGTTTAGGTCAACGGAACGAAGTCGGGTGTCATACCGAGCTGAGGGACATATCTGCTGCGAAAGGCGTGTTACTTCgccaaaagaagagagataGCAacagcaaaaagaaaaataggAGAATTCAGGTTCTCTGTCAAGCTTTGCACAAAGGCTTGGGTCGATAGTATATGAATGTTGTGAGAAATAACGTGGTTGTTAAAGCTGGGCAGCTGGAGATGGAATTTGGAGCCTGGCCGCTTAGCTCCACCCGCCAAACAATTAGTGGAGTCTGGAGTAGATAAAACGCAGCGAATGAAGAGATCTGATACTCTCAATTTAACTATAAGAAAATTGGCGGATATTTGAATGCAATTCAGAGCTAATATTCCCAGTAAACTTCAAGGGCGCAAGGGCTGCTAGCAATATAACGGGGTATTAGTTTAAAAAAGTCGCGATCAACATCGTACGAAATACTGCAGTTCTATATGAATGAAAACCAAGCTGCAAATAGATATTCCAAAGAAGGAATATCCTGAGGCAGTCAAAACGAAAGTTCCACTCGAGCGCCGTAAATGCATCCAAAGTAACGGGGAATGTCGCATCCTGGAAGCGAACAGGACATCACATTAGCCAAcctcaaaagaaaaagctCCTGATACCCTAGACCCTATCGCGCCGTCCTTGCAGGCGAATGAGGCGGAGGCCGAATATCATTGCTCGTTGAAAACAAACGAGAAGAGGTTAGCAGATCCAATGGCTCCGATAGCGACACGGATTGCGGAATCGAGGATCTGCCTGCTTGAGAAATCGAGGCCGGGAGGTCGTACAGATAATTCAACGGCTGGCCTCTTCGAATTGCGTTTAAGACATCCGTGTAACTACCACGCTCCCCGGCTTCCTTGAGCCACTGCTCCCAATCTTCATCCAATGGCACATTAGCACCCCGTTCTCGTGCAGCCGTTGCGGCAAGAAGACGATGGTGTAGTTCCACCCCGCAgctttccatctcctcctcgctgGACTCCTCAGTCTCCTCCGCTGGCAACACACAGTCAATACCCCGGTCGTTTACTGCCTCGTTTTGGACTTCTGTCTCCTCGTATGTCGTGGTCTTGACTTCTGTTTCGCGAATCGGTTCGGGGCCGTCTTCGACAT
Protein-coding sequences here:
- a CDS encoding histone acetyltransferase NGG1 (transcript_id=CADANIAT00002255); its protein translation is MPSANKGKGKGRDVRPSRSRNTTPSSGFGAAPAPTSAPVTSYLENDASKLVIPVTIQYSEILERMGGVGPIPDSKSLELLMEHLKSLSQSAEARGDACNAGIRELSQKRKEVVDEPEPYEGDDRVKMKREDDDEEESKWGKAGKLKKRKDRGSSSKEERPLAHGAREITRQDGGDAKVEGATSPASKKSKNAVSDEMSSLSPPSLASPRQEVDDANAGSPGSDDSSDSHQPEPAPAVPQIQVFGPNPLKFDDPTIYHIREVTPNMTDEEKKEIYSVNVFPSSDLRHLMAGTPPDRDFSNAKPTNQVNNNTFLVWVDPYVRPMMEEDIAFLKEKGDRVTPFLMPKRGKRKYTEIWAEEDGLMNIDQTNGDRERLPLNQGRGNIDQVTDETIETDKVSVGPLVSRLYSLLRYEHRAPEENTTNGSTNADVSVNGMNGDSMDIDHPTGESENKPQPSATTFRAASPSGFKVPAAKLDHAQLDERLKAELRHVGFLGPDDNPDYDAHYDDDIAQRLRLLQSELKKQMIINSARKARLLEVARERMAYQEYMTIHDDLDSQVQQAYLKRTRTLGKSKKGSQAKHRPGGAGGGSHVVSAAGISRPAIGDVARTLMDRRKRWRDCIGPVFKDCKTTVPGPGESLFTPSVMAEYEKAELDGWEEEQE
- a CDS encoding nitrogen permease regulating protein NPR2 (transcript_id=CADANIAT00002256) — encoded protein: MIKAIFYSKFDTQEGPKVVHQVPDGAITFSNTAASQPPFFTFSDISFFVIPRQELCGNLIQVCTNGYRILGYPICMKSPRYDRNEFIFNFCLVLAEEEDFSSYKSVVQKLADLMHGLEEQSGFLSRDHSKSGEGKVYSLCETLMEDLNNYCECMIPIDELNTLNIKLFPVYPNPPPVRAWQVPLFTVRYQAFLDENWDLTLQRIVPHINGVNSIRIISLLADTDFSLTCRAIRHLLYYGCIFLLDIFSFSAIYAPTALFSSTIAADENMQRECARYVNTLFASPMTAPTTPAAIPPGHDKDAVWPPVGESMPSRGTDSIATSTSENISPTATPSPANTSALISSTRSPTDPLAMSTNSIGNREVVDGVGIVELYASLKQGQSVKQWYLQHSRQLAHIDIRRFITFGIIKGFLYRVHKYAIATGNPAPQFKSGATTPRSHYQHSGPSSRGPGTGANSPYASSAGDDPPPIAQHQQHHHNQHHHRNHNYRSEDGKDKDRASVYSGSRSAPLYDDDDDEDFIDNKDLAKYLDGMHCFDQICTELEISERELTARLKRYQGEVLIVHR
- a CDS encoding uncharacterized protein (transcript_id=CADANIAT00002257) yields the protein MHKPSLAQIVHRATFPRQRTSDPATFAAHIALNLVPEVRIETSTFYGSLDSVEAQYPGLDYSYGPHRMRLSRFPWHRKLFRVFDELGLTEAEISSLCRWEGTKSARQRYEKEEGVKVRDTTADAIRPASPCPRPSVTVHVEDGPEPIRETEVKTTTYEETEVQNEAVNDRGIDCVLPAEETEESSEEEMESCGVELHHRLLAATAARERGANVPLDEDWEQWLKEAGERGSYTDVLNAIRRGQPLNYLYDLPASISQAGRSSIPQSVSLSEPLDLLTSSRLFSTSNDIRPPPHSPARTAR